Part of the Flavobacterium alkalisoli genome is shown below.
GTATTGCCGGTTACAACAGGCCATGACGTCTCCGGTGAGATTGTCGAACTGGGACCGGGAGTGGAGAATTTTAAAGTCGGGGACGAGGTCTATTATACCCCTGAAATTTTTAAAGGCCAGGGAAGTTATGCCCAATACCATTGTGCACATGAATCTATCATTGGTATAAAACCAAAAAACATCAGCCATTTGGAGGCTGCATCACTTCCCCTTGCTGCCGGTACAGCCTGGGAGATGCTCGTTACAAGGGCACAGCTGAAAATCAATCAGACCATTCTTATTCACGGCGGGGCAGGTGGTGTAGGTATACCTACCATTCAGATTGCAAAGGCAATGGGCGCCATCGTTTACACTACGGCACGCAAGGTCCATCATGAGTTCCTAACCGGATTGGGAGCCGATTATGTGATTGATTATGAAAATGAGGATTATATTGCCGCCATTCAGCGCCTGACCGATAACAAAGGGGTTGATATCATTATCGATACCATCGGGGGCAATACCCTGTCTGACAGCGGAAAGATTCTAAGCCAGTTAGGCCAGGTAGTGACCTTGGTGGATATAGAGATCCCGCAGAACCTTATTCACGCATGGGGTAAAAATGCCACCTACCATTTTGTCTTTACCCGACAGAACAGGAACAAACTCGATGAGCTGACACGACTGGTCGAGACCGGAAAGCTAAAACCGATAGTCAACAAGGTGTTCTCGCTGACGGAGATAGGTAAAGCCCATAGCCTGCTGGAATACAAAAAGGGTGATGAGAACTTTTATGGTAAAATTGCCATAGATACGGAATGATTCTAGTCAGGACTGTAAATCAGGGAATACTCCTCTGGGGTATGCCTCAGGCGAATAAGAACGATACAAAAAAGCCATTGGAACCCGATGGCTTTTTTGTATCTGATCAAGACTCCGCTTCCCCGGACTGTTTAAAAGTATAAATAGGCTGTTATGGTTCTGTCGCATCTATACATATGTTTTACCTTTGGTCTTTAAAATCTTTATTTCATGAATATCAAAGATCATTGCTATCCGAAATCTATAATTCTTCAGGCCGTATATTTTAAGCTTAGGTTTACTTTGAGCTACCGCAATGTTGAAGAGATAATGAAGATTCACGGCGTTTAGGTTGACCATGCTACGATTCAGCGCTGGGTGTATAAGTTTACACCATTTATTGAGTTGCAAATGAAAAAGAGAAAACTTTTCGTTGGGACGAGTTGGAGAATGGATGAAACATATATTAAAGTGAAAAGATGTTTGGTTTTATCTGTACAAGGCAGTTGACAAATCAGGCAATACAGTTGATTTTCTGTTGACCAGAAAAAGGCAGAGGATGAGTGCCCAATCTTTTTTAATCAAAGCGATTACTAATAATTGTAAACCAAGAGTCATCAATATTGATAAAAGTGTTTCCAATACTGGGGCTATCAAGGTTTATAATAAACGTTCTTTCCCTAAAATTAAAATTCGTCAATGTAAATATCTTAATAATATTGTGGAGCAAAATCATCGTTTTATAAAATGGAGAATACAAAACAGCTTAGGCTTTAAAAGTTTTGAATCAGCTAAGAGAACATTTAGTGGAATAGAAGTTATACATATGTTGAGAAAGAATCAGATGATTAATCCTGGGGCAACTACGTTCAAATCATTCTGCAAACTGGCAGCATAAAGTTATAGTACTCGAATTTCTTGGATTTTAACAAACAGATGCGACAGAACCGCTTATCTTAATTATAAATATATTTTTTAAAAAAAATTTATAGACTCTCAATTTGATTGAGGTAACAATCAGCTTTCTCCAATATAGCTGCTTTTTCTTTTGGAGCCATTTTATCCCATAACCGATATCCCATAGCCAGCCTTGGATTGTTTCCCAACTGTGCACGGTTTCGGTCATGAAAATTCCAGTAAAGGCTATTGAACGGACACGCATTCTCGGATGTTTTTTCCTTGTAGTTATAAGAGCATCCATCACAATAGTTACTCATTTTATGGATATAATTGGCACTGGCTGTATAGGGTTTGGTAGCGATAGCACCCCCATCAGCATATTGGC
Proteins encoded:
- a CDS encoding zinc-dependent alcohol dehydrogenase family protein, which translates into the protein MKAAVIKEFGSVENFEILDIPTPRPGFKEVLVRVRATSINPLDYQVRRGDYRNELVLPVTTGHDVSGEIVELGPGVENFKVGDEVYYTPEIFKGQGSYAQYHCAHESIIGIKPKNISHLEAASLPLAAGTAWEMLVTRAQLKINQTILIHGGAGGVGIPTIQIAKAMGAIVYTTARKVHHEFLTGLGADYVIDYENEDYIAAIQRLTDNKGVDIIIDTIGGNTLSDSGKILSQLGQVVTLVDIEIPQNLIHAWGKNATYHFVFTRQNRNKLDELTRLVETGKLKPIVNKVFSLTEIGKAHSLLEYKKGDENFYGKIAIDTE